In one Musa acuminata AAA Group cultivar baxijiao chromosome BXJ2-5, Cavendish_Baxijiao_AAA, whole genome shotgun sequence genomic region, the following are encoded:
- the LOC135612464 gene encoding putative elongation factor TypA-like SVR3, chloroplastic, with protein sequence MEMAIGIRTSLGPSPRLPASANSYRNPREATTSVCFFKEILGRRVSCPFLNSRGCSNPNARLRRTATRCSTTSTAKEAASVSKKTSMTRRDVRNIAIVAHVDHGKTTLVDAMLKQAKVFRDNQTVQERIMDSNDLERERGITILSKNTSISYKGTKINIIDTPGHSDFGGEVERVLNMVEGVLLVVDSVEGPMPQTRFVLKKALEFGHAVVVVVNKIDRPSARPDFVINSTFELFIELNATDEQCDFQVIYASGIKGKAGLSPDNLADDLGPLFEAILRCIPEPSINKDGPTQMLVSNTEYDEHKGKIAIGRLHAGVLQKGTEVKVCTSDDTCRFAKISELFVYENFSRVPVEQVQAGDICAVCGINDIMIGETIADKSSGKALPTIRVEEPTVRMSFSINTSPFVGREGKYVTSRNLRDRLYRELERNLAMKVEDGETSDTFIVSGRGTLHLTILIENMRREGYEFMVGPPKVINKYIDDKLLEPFEIATVELPEEYMGPVVELLGKRRGQMFDMQGVGSEGTSLIKYKIPTRGLLGLRNAILTVSRGTAVLNTVFDGYQPWAGDISTRDQGSLVAFEDGSTTSYALFSAQERGQLFISPGMEVYKGQIVGSHQRPGDLSLNVCKKKAATNIRSNKEQTVVLDSPLSYSLDDCIEYIQEDELVEVTPLSIRMCKNPKLTKKR encoded by the exons ATGGAGATGGCGATCGGCATCCGGACCTCGCTCGGCCCGTCGCCTCGCCTCCCGGCCAGCGCTAACAGTTACCGAAACCCCAGGGAAGCTACTACCTCCGTCTGCTTCTTCAAGGAGATTCTTGGCCGGCGTGTGTCTTGCCCTTTTTTAAACTCCAGGGGATGTTCTAATCCGAATGCGCGGCTGCGTCGAACGGCCACCAGATGTTCGACGACGTCCACCGCCAAGGAAGCTGCCTCTG TATCAAAGAAGACGTCAATGACAAGAAGAGATGTAAGAAATATAGCGATCGTTGCTCATGTAGATCATGGTAAGACGACATTGGTGGATGCGATGTTGAAGCAAGCAAAG GTCTTCCGTGATAACCAAACCGTGCAAGAGAGAATAATGGACTCAAATGATTTGGAGCGAGAAAGGGGAATTACAATACTTAGCAAAAACACATCCATATCCTACAAGGGAACTAAGATAAACATAATTGATACTCCAGGTCATTCTGACTTTGGTGGGGAAGTTGAACGTGTCCTGAACATGGTTGAAGGGGTTCTCCTTGTG GTAGACTCAGTAGAGGGGCCGATGCCACAAACAAGATTCGTTTTAAAGAAGGCTTTAGAATTTGGTCATGCTGTTGTAGTTGTTGTAAATAAAATTGATAGGCCTTCAGCTCGTCCAGACTTTGTCATAAATTCCACATTCGAACTTTTTATTGAATTAAATGCGACTGATGAACAG TGTGATTTCCAAGTGATTTATGCAAGTGGCATTAAAGGAAAGGCTGGACTATCTCCCGACAATCTTGCTGATGATCTTGGGCCACTATTTGAGGCCATACTTAGATGCATCCCAGAGCCCAGTATTAACAAAGATGGTCCTACACAGATGCTT GTATCAAACACTGAGTATGATGAACATAAAGGTAAAATAGCAATTGGAAGACTGCATGCTGGGGTACTGCAAAAAGGCACAGAAGTAAAG GTATGCACTTCAGATGATACTTGCAGATTTGCTAAAATCAGTGAGCTTTTTGTTTATGAGAATTTCAGCAGAGTTCCAGTTGAGCAAGTACAGGCTGGTGACATATGTGCTGTCTGTGGTATTAATGACATAATG ATTGGGGAGACTATAGCTGACAAAAGCTCTGGGAAAGCATTACCTACCATTAGGGTGGAAGAGCCAACAGTGAGAATGTCCTTCTCTATCAACACTTCACCTTTTGTTGGTCGAGAG GGGAAATATGTAACAAGTCGGAATCTTCGGGATCGGCTCTATCGTGAGCTTGAGAGAAACTTGGCTATGAAAGTAGAAGATGGTGAAACCTCTGATACATTTATTGTTAGTGGAAGGGGTACACTGCATCTTaccatcttgattgaaaatat GCGAAGAGAAGGATATGAGTTTATGGTGGGGCCACCTAAGGTTATTAACAAATATATAGATGATAAATTGCTGGAGCCCTTTGAG ATTGCTACTGTGGAGCTGCCAGAAGAATATATGGGGCCTGTAGTTGAACTACTAGGAAAAAGGCGTGGTCAGATGTTTGATATGCAGGGGGTTGG ATCTGAGGGGACATCATTGATTAAATACAAAATCCCCACTCGTGGCCTTCTTGGATTGCGGAATGCGATTCTAACAGTTTCTCGAGGCACAGCAGTTTTGAACACAGTATTTGATGGCTATCAACCATGGGCAGGAGATATTAGCACCCGAGACCAGGGATCTTTG GTTGCTTTTGAAGATGGAAGCACTACCTCTTACGCTCTTTTCAGTGCACAAGAAAGAGGTCAGCTGTTTATTAGCCCTGGTATGGAAGTATATAAAGGTCAAATTGTAGGTAGCCATCAGCGTCCTGGTGACTTATCTCTAAACGTTTGTAAGAAGAAGGCTGCAACTAATATACGATCTAACAAGGAACAGACAG